The following proteins come from a genomic window of Pangasianodon hypophthalmus isolate fPanHyp1 chromosome 24, fPanHyp1.pri, whole genome shotgun sequence:
- the si:dkey-245n4.2 gene encoding uncharacterized protein si:dkey-245n4.2, with amino-acid sequence MDRPWIRICAFTLTTVFLQEVAALNLRNELLGKCVQMQDGEGNEKVTLEECKPGSVFQEWHWTPETRSLRNPHMGKCLTALKIQDQGTVSSLACRGEDDETQAWSCSKKGHLTLYGKGFHLSVRYDSSDIFLSTERGKSAKWRTLNERMVCEEPPNEPEKIEPKIIAKIRLWQPQVNVDLDAPKPTQPSHFTTAFVNPFSMEYGMEWKVTMLFLSSLALIIGMVILFLNIYQNRRKKTVVVLKSYTSSGEASQPGSPVSSERAPLTKHPMKPPRSPSIRHGEILVEWKDGTVTPLFDTYQTS; translated from the exons ATGGACAGACCCTGGATCAGGATCTGCGCTTTCACGCTCACCACAGTTTTCCTTCAAG AGGTAGCAGCTCTGAACCTGAGGAATGAGCTATTGGGaaagtgtgtgcagatgcaggaTGGAGAAGGCAATGAAAAGGTGACTTTGGAGGAGTGTAAACCAGGTTCAGTCTTTCAGGAATGGCATTGGACCCCTGAGACACGCTCCTTAAGGAACCCACACATGGGAAAATGCTTGACAGCTCTCAAGATCCAAGATCAGGGAACTGTGAGCTCCTTAGCATGCCGAGGTGAAGATGATGAGACTCAGGCCTGGAGTTGCTCAAAAAAGGGCCACCTCACATTGTACGGCAAGGGCTTCCATTTGAGTGTGCGCTATGACTCTTCTGATATCTTTCTTTCCACGGAGCGAGGGAAGAGTGCCAAGTGGAGGACACTGAATGAGCGAATGGTGTGTGAGGAGCCACCGAATGAGCCTGAGAAGATAGAACCAAAAATTATTGCTAAAATTCGCCTGTGGCAGC CTCAAGTAAACGTGGACCTGGATGCTCCGAAACCCACCCAGCCTTCACACTTCACCACTGCGTTTGTGAATCCTTTCAGCATGGAGTATG GAATGGAGTGGAAGGTGACCATGCTGTTCCTGAGCTCCCTTGCCCTCATCATTGGGATGGTCATCCTCTTCCTGAACATCTATCAAAATAG GCGGAAGAAGACTGTTGTGGTTCTTAAGTCATACACATCCAGTGGCGAAGCCAGTCAGCCTGGCTCTCCGGTTTCCAGCGAAAGAGCTCCTCTCACCAAACACCCCATGAAACCTCCCCGTTCTCCGTCCATTCGGCACGGGGAGATCCTGGTTGAATGGAAGGATGGCACTGTTACGCCGCTATTTGACACCTACCAAACCTCCTAA